In a genomic window of Flavobacteriales bacterium:
- a CDS encoding T9SS type A sorting domain-containing protein produces the protein MRASLIALLLGSPILSSAQEVIGTGGAYHTSGTAGLSYTIGEPVTATVGNASTTLTQGFQQPWADINTVVDDPVTDGPSINVYPNPVRHILHIAMDGTPEGHHYVLHDAAGRQVTDGRIGSAITDLDMEPFASGSYYLRVLGPNDNSGRSFKISVTH, from the coding sequence ATGCGCGCTTCTCTGATCGCCCTTCTGTTGGGTTCGCCCATCCTTTCTTCCGCACAGGAAGTGATCGGCACAGGAGGCGCCTACCACACCAGCGGTACTGCTGGACTGTCCTACACCATCGGTGAGCCGGTGACCGCCACCGTGGGCAACGCCAGCACCACGCTTACGCAAGGCTTCCAGCAGCCATGGGCGGACATCAACACGGTGGTGGATGACCCCGTGACCGATGGCCCGAGCATCAACGTGTACCCGAACCCCGTGCGCCACATCCTGCACATCGCCATGGACGGCACGCCCGAGGGGCACCACTATGTGCTTCACGACGCCGCCGGAAGACAAGTGACCGATGGCCGGATCGGTTCCGCCATCACCGACCTCGACATGGAGCCCTTCGCCAGCGGCAGCTACTACCTGCGCGTACTCGGGCCGAACGACAACAGCGGGCGCTCATTCAAGATCTCCGTCACCCACTAA
- a CDS encoding tail fiber domain-containing protein: MKKTLLLLTAMALTLGALAQAPQRISYQAILRDAGGAIQPNTSATLGLAVLQGSASGPVVYNENHAVTTNGFGLANVAIGGGTVVSGSFAAIDWSNGPYFVRTSVNGTPIGTTQLLSVPYALFAEQSNTPGPAGPQGPAGPQGPAGADGTGVTILGSLTNVNQLPGSGNPGDAYLVNGSLYVWSDNTNSWENVGSIQGPAGPQGAAGTDGRTILNGASNPTAGTGSNGDFYINTSTNTLFGPKTAGAWGSGTSLIGPQGPQGVAGPQGATGATGATGATGPQGPQGSQGPAGPTGPQGPAGADGTGVTILGTLTNVNQLPANGDPGDAYLIGGSLYVWSETSNDWENVGSIQGPAGPQGPQGPTGSTGATGPQGPAGPQGATGATGAQGAAGADGRTVLNGTGNPTGGIGANGDFYINTSSNTLFGPKTAGAWGSGVSLVGPQGATGATGATGPQGPQGNTGATGATGSQGPAGPAGATGATGPQGPQGATGPQGAAGADGRTVLNGASNPTGGTGANGDFYINTTSNTLFGPKTGGAWGSGVSLVGPQGATGATGATGPQGPQGNTGATGATGSQGPAGPAGAMGATGATGPQGPAGATGATGPQGAPGTNGTNGADGRTVLNGTGNPTAGTGANGDFYINTSSNTLFGPKTGGAWGSGVSLVGPQGATGATGATGPQGPAGATGATGPQGPQGAPGTNGTNGTNGLNGKTVLNGAADPTGGIGTDGDFYINTTTDFIFGPKTAGAWGTGTSLVGPQGPAGGGSGWLLTGNAGIDPAANFLGTTDAQPLNFRMNNIGSGTINNVTRNTALGSLTLNASPTGNWNSAFGYEALRFLTTGTFNAAVGARALKANTTGYDNSAVGTEAMTANTTGYRNSAFGAASLYQNISGRYNTAVGVYALFGGQTGSSNVAIGVSALQNNVDRKNIVAVGDSALYNNSIGAGPIDDIDVPNQAMFNTAVGSKSLFANTTGNRNTALGHSTLDANVIGDANTALGYAALSSSTGGNSSTAVGSGAMSNTTASFNTALGALTGPTSNSFSNTTSLGYQAACTAGNMVRLGNSAVSSIGGYAGWTNISDARVKNNVQANVPGLAFITRLRPVTYHLNVDKIAAHLGEDMQLDKNGNRIPLPLAPEMAQARAEKSAILQTGFIAQEVEAAAQEVGFDFSGVDKAENGDGLVGLRYAEFVVPLVKAVQEQQAQIEEQQKEIAELKALVQQLLKR, translated from the coding sequence ATGAAAAAGACCCTCCTCCTCCTCACCGCCATGGCGCTCACCCTTGGCGCACTGGCCCAAGCGCCGCAGCGCATCAGCTACCAGGCCATCCTGCGCGATGCCGGCGGCGCCATACAGCCCAACACCAGCGCCACGCTCGGCCTGGCCGTGCTGCAAGGCAGCGCCAGTGGCCCCGTGGTGTACAATGAGAACCACGCGGTGACCACCAACGGATTCGGCCTGGCCAACGTGGCCATCGGAGGCGGCACCGTGGTGAGCGGCAGTTTCGCGGCCATTGATTGGAGCAACGGCCCCTATTTCGTGCGCACCAGCGTGAACGGCACGCCGATCGGCACCACGCAATTGCTGAGTGTTCCGTACGCGCTCTTCGCGGAGCAGAGCAACACTCCGGGGCCTGCGGGGCCGCAAGGACCGGCCGGCCCACAAGGACCAGCTGGCGCGGATGGTACAGGGGTGACCATCCTTGGCTCGCTCACGAATGTGAATCAACTGCCCGGGTCAGGTAACCCAGGCGATGCATACCTGGTGAACGGAAGCCTTTACGTTTGGAGCGATAACACGAACTCGTGGGAGAACGTGGGATCCATCCAAGGCCCTGCAGGGCCGCAAGGCGCAGCTGGTACGGATGGACGCACGATCCTGAACGGAGCGAGCAACCCCACAGCTGGAACAGGATCGAATGGCGACTTCTACATCAACACATCCACCAATACGCTCTTTGGACCGAAAACAGCAGGAGCGTGGGGCAGCGGAACATCGCTGATCGGACCGCAAGGACCGCAAGGCGTTGCCGGGCCACAGGGTGCAACGGGCGCCACCGGTGCAACCGGAGCCACTGGACCACAAGGGCCGCAAGGCTCACAAGGACCTGCGGGACCCACGGGGCCGCAGGGTCCGGCTGGTGCTGATGGTACCGGCGTCACGATCCTCGGAACGCTCACCAATGTGAATCAGCTTCCCGCGAACGGAGACCCGGGTGACGCCTATCTCATCGGGGGCAGTCTCTATGTATGGAGCGAGACCTCGAACGATTGGGAGAACGTAGGCTCCATACAAGGACCTGCAGGACCGCAGGGTCCGCAAGGACCAACGGGATCTACAGGCGCTACGGGGCCACAAGGTCCTGCGGGGCCGCAAGGGGCTACAGGCGCCACTGGTGCGCAGGGTGCAGCAGGTGCCGATGGCCGCACCGTGCTCAATGGAACCGGCAACCCGACTGGTGGCATCGGCGCGAATGGAGACTTCTATATCAACACCAGCAGCAACACCCTCTTCGGTCCGAAAACCGCCGGCGCATGGGGCAGCGGCGTTTCGCTGGTAGGTCCGCAAGGAGCAACGGGCGCTACGGGCGCCACCGGACCGCAAGGACCACAGGGCAATACCGGAGCAACGGGAGCGACCGGTTCGCAAGGGCCAGCAGGTCCAGCTGGGGCAACGGGCGCCACCGGTCCTCAAGGACCACAGGGAGCAACGGGACCACAAGGTGCCGCAGGCGCAGATGGCCGCACGGTGCTGAACGGTGCGTCTAACCCAACCGGGGGCACTGGCGCAAATGGAGACTTCTACATCAACACTACCAGCAACACGCTCTTCGGCCCGAAGACCGGAGGCGCATGGGGCAGCGGCGTTTCGCTAGTAGGTCCGCAAGGAGCTACGGGCGCTACGGGTGCAACCGGACCGCAGGGACCACAGGGCAACACCGGAGCAACAGGCGCGACCGGTTCGCAAGGGCCAGCAGGTCCAGCTGGGGCAATGGGCGCCACCGGTGCAACAGGACCACAAGGGCCTGCTGGAGCAACCGGTGCGACAGGGCCACAAGGCGCGCCAGGCACCAATGGCACCAACGGTGCTGATGGCCGCACGGTGCTGAACGGTACGGGCAACCCAACAGCGGGCACCGGCGCGAATGGAGACTTCTACATCAATACCTCCTCGAACACCTTGTTCGGACCGAAGACCGGAGGCGCGTGGGGCAGTGGCGTATCACTCGTGGGTCCACAGGGAGCGACGGGCGCCACCGGTGCAACAGGACCACAAGGGCCTGCTGGAGCAACAGGTGCAACGGGACCACAAGGTCCGCAGGGCGCTCCAGGAACCAATGGCACGAACGGCACCAATGGGCTCAATGGAAAGACGGTGCTCAATGGTGCCGCGGACCCAACCGGAGGCATCGGCACCGATGGCGACTTCTACATCAACACCACCACCGATTTCATCTTCGGACCGAAGACCGCTGGAGCATGGGGTACAGGCACCTCGTTGGTTGGACCGCAAGGGCCTGCTGGCGGAGGAAGCGGTTGGCTGCTCACCGGTAACGCCGGGATCGATCCGGCAGCGAATTTCCTCGGCACCACCGATGCGCAACCGTTGAACTTCCGAATGAACAACATCGGCTCAGGCACGATCAATAACGTCACACGGAATACTGCGCTTGGCTCTCTCACGCTGAACGCATCGCCCACCGGGAACTGGAATTCGGCCTTCGGCTATGAGGCGCTTCGCTTCCTCACCACTGGCACCTTCAATGCTGCCGTTGGCGCGCGCGCCTTGAAGGCGAACACGACCGGATACGACAATTCAGCCGTCGGCACCGAAGCGATGACAGCGAACACGACCGGGTACCGGAATAGTGCCTTCGGCGCAGCCTCGTTGTACCAGAACATCTCGGGGCGCTACAATACCGCAGTGGGCGTCTACGCGCTCTTCGGGGGACAGACGGGGTCTTCCAACGTAGCGATAGGGGTATCTGCCCTTCAGAACAACGTTGACCGGAAGAATATCGTGGCCGTCGGGGACAGCGCGCTCTACAACAACAGTATCGGCGCCGGGCCTATTGATGATATCGACGTCCCGAATCAAGCGATGTTCAACACAGCCGTGGGTTCAAAGTCGCTCTTTGCGAATACGACGGGTAACCGGAACACCGCGTTGGGTCATAGCACTTTGGATGCGAACGTCATCGGAGACGCGAACACCGCATTGGGCTATGCCGCGCTCTCGTCGAGTACAGGTGGCAATAGCAGCACTGCCGTGGGATCCGGTGCGATGAGCAATACGACGGCCTCGTTCAACACGGCCTTGGGCGCATTAACCGGTCCAACTTCGAATTCCTTCAGCAATACCACTTCGCTGGGTTACCAGGCAGCATGCACTGCGGGCAACATGGTGCGCTTGGGCAATAGCGCGGTCAGCAGCATCGGTGGCTATGCCGGCTGGACGAATATCAGCGATGCCCGGGTGAAGAACAATGTGCAAGCGAACGTCCCCGGCTTGGCCTTCATCACGCGCCTGCGCCCGGTGACCTATCACTTGAACGTGGACAAGATCGCCGCCCACCTTGGCGAGGACATGCAGCTCGACAAGAACGGCAACCGCATCCCATTGCCCTTGGCTCCTGAAATGGCTCAAGCCCGTGCTGAGAAATCAGCAATTCTCCAAACCGGCTTCATCGCGCAAGAGGTGGAAGCTGCCGCGCAAGAGGTCGGGTTCGACTTCAGCGGCGTGGATAAGGCCGAAAATGGCGATGGCCTTGTAGGCCTGCGTTACGCCGAATTCGTCGTTCCGCTCGTGAAGGCTGTGCAGGAGCAACAGGCCCAGATCGAAGAGCAGCAGAAGGAGATCGCCGAGCTGAAGGCATTGGTGCAACAGCTCCTGAAACGCTGA
- a CDS encoding FG-GAP repeat protein encodes MKPVQRILSTLATRLFQGLAGLAVLLGPCSNGERNEGLGPGGWIVDGVGLSGTGSAISLAPPAPAANAGYTLSKEFRASTWTNPQGLRASVRADGVVLSPILEDTGAWNVALLLHRIGRAEDWSAPIAEPEMDRTHRRTLARHGGFDLEQVNGDDGVRQNFIVHHRSKGEGPLRVELAVEGDLRCRHAGGDRFEFSDTAGTVRMHYSDLHVWDAQGDTLNAWAAWEDERIVLLVDERDAAYPITVDPLLTTPVWTMDGAQSNSEFGWSLASAGDVNGDGYSDIIVGHHAYDNGQTNEGRVVVYHGSASGPSSTPSWTYESNSASAQLGYSVSTAGDVNGDGYSDVIVGAPYLDNGQTDEGRVYVFHGSSSGLSATPDWTYERDQATAYLGRSVACAGDVNGDGYSDIIFGAPLFDNPETNEGRVFVFHGSASGLPTSVSWITESNQNDANAGASVACAGDVNGDGYSDIIYGAPLYDNGQADEGRVIVHLGSATGLLAATHWTMESNQPGAATGTSVSSAGDVNNDGYSDVVFGSPLWDNGQPDEGVIQIARGGSAGLTVVHHSLEPNNAGEQRGTSVACAGDVNGDGYADVISGSPLHASGGRIDLFNGTATGISAAPTTILSTQLNARFGRSVASAGDMNGDGFSDVIAGAQFHDFAFTNEGRVRCYPGAPASINNTADRMLIGPGGASSTYGRSVASAGDVNGDGYSDVIIGAPNQRTAYVHYGSPAGTSLVADRTYTQGGIGGYGYCVSGAGDVNGDGFSDIIIGADLGGTVHVYHGSSAGLPPAPNWTVSGTVNTRFGFSVSCAGDVNADGYADVIIGQPGHISNAGRVTVYHGSPSGLSTTPSWVSAPFVAPLLPNSYYGEGVDGAGDVNGDGYSDVIIGAGGYNGDRGRVVIFHGGPAGLSALPASVYDHAVSGQRFGSNPHSGACAGGAGDVNGDGYSDVIMARMGFQAHIHHGGPSGASATPSWSSSIIGGGFYGATVASAGDLNADGYSDVVVSDCAVGAKIYFGGQWGLGGPIFGAPTNVPDLTIPGSSMHSAAGAGDVNGDGYSDVVIGQYGPSLAFVHFGNTSSTLARGHFRLYETNLTTPITAANIPIPQFGAGLFVRPFLGRSRTRLVWETRIQGAAFSTGSNGLVNNSTAFTAQQAVLTAGAVAGVELKNLVDKPGGGSGLTATKVRARVRYDPVTAITGQVFGPWRYMPGYQDGLGTHNNVPLPVELLRFDATCKGGVVELTWATGTEENSSHFLVQRSDDAINWTEVARVPAAGHSHQLMEYSCQDPGARSGGTIFYRLVQVDLDGETSVLPSAAAQPCARTPGIFFPNPTHDLVNVDLGESNGAIARIVILDALGRTVVSRTQAEVEGPLSISMVDLPNGSYTLMGFDTYGGILFSDRVVKQ; translated from the coding sequence ATGAAACCGGTCCAGCGCATCCTTTCCACCTTGGCAACCCGGCTTTTCCAAGGCCTGGCGGGTTTGGCGGTCCTACTTGGCCCATGCTCGAACGGGGAACGGAACGAAGGCCTTGGTCCGGGTGGATGGATCGTTGATGGCGTTGGTTTGTCCGGCACAGGTTCGGCCATTAGCCTGGCCCCACCGGCTCCCGCCGCAAACGCGGGCTACACGCTCTCCAAGGAATTCCGGGCAAGTACCTGGACCAACCCACAAGGCCTGCGGGCCTCTGTTCGCGCCGATGGTGTGGTCCTGTCGCCCATACTTGAAGACACAGGGGCATGGAACGTGGCCCTCCTGCTGCATCGCATCGGTCGAGCGGAGGACTGGTCGGCTCCCATCGCAGAGCCGGAGATGGACCGAACGCATAGGCGCACCCTGGCCCGACATGGCGGCTTCGACCTGGAACAGGTGAACGGCGACGACGGAGTGCGCCAGAACTTCATCGTGCATCACCGGTCGAAGGGTGAGGGGCCGCTCCGGGTCGAGCTCGCCGTGGAAGGAGATCTGCGATGCAGGCATGCAGGAGGGGACCGTTTCGAATTCAGCGATACCGCCGGAACGGTTCGGATGCACTACAGCGACCTGCATGTCTGGGATGCGCAAGGCGATACGCTGAATGCCTGGGCCGCATGGGAGGATGAGCGCATCGTGCTCCTCGTGGATGAACGGGATGCAGCATATCCCATCACGGTGGACCCCTTGCTCACCACGCCTGTCTGGACCATGGACGGTGCCCAATCCAACAGCGAATTCGGCTGGAGCCTGGCGTCCGCGGGTGACGTGAACGGTGATGGTTACAGCGACATCATCGTCGGGCATCACGCCTATGACAATGGCCAGACGAACGAAGGACGGGTGGTGGTCTACCATGGCAGCGCGTCCGGGCCTTCCTCCACGCCAAGCTGGACCTATGAGTCGAACTCCGCGTCCGCACAGTTGGGGTACAGTGTTTCCACAGCCGGTGATGTAAACGGTGACGGCTACAGTGATGTGATCGTGGGCGCGCCCTACCTGGACAACGGCCAGACCGATGAGGGACGTGTCTATGTGTTCCATGGCAGCAGCAGCGGGCTATCGGCCACGCCGGACTGGACCTACGAGCGTGATCAGGCGACGGCCTATCTGGGGCGCAGCGTGGCCTGCGCTGGCGATGTGAACGGCGATGGGTACAGCGACATCATTTTCGGGGCACCGCTTTTCGACAACCCAGAGACCAACGAAGGGCGCGTGTTCGTGTTCCATGGCAGCGCCTCCGGCCTGCCCACATCGGTGAGCTGGATCACCGAGAGCAACCAGAACGATGCGAACGCCGGAGCCAGCGTGGCTTGCGCAGGCGATGTGAACGGTGATGGGTACAGCGACATCATCTATGGAGCGCCGCTGTATGACAACGGGCAGGCCGATGAAGGACGCGTGATAGTGCACCTCGGAAGCGCCACCGGCCTCCTCGCGGCCACGCACTGGACCATGGAGAGCAATCAGCCCGGCGCAGCCACGGGCACCAGCGTATCCAGCGCCGGCGACGTGAACAACGATGGCTACAGTGATGTGGTCTTCGGCAGCCCGCTCTGGGACAACGGGCAACCCGATGAAGGCGTGATCCAGATCGCCCGTGGCGGTTCCGCCGGCCTGACCGTGGTGCATCACAGCCTTGAGCCCAACAATGCAGGCGAGCAGCGCGGGACCAGCGTGGCCTGCGCGGGCGATGTGAACGGCGATGGATACGCCGATGTGATCTCCGGCTCGCCGCTGCACGCTAGCGGGGGCAGGATCGACCTGTTCAACGGTACCGCGACGGGGATCAGCGCCGCACCCACCACGATCCTCAGCACACAGCTCAACGCCCGCTTCGGGCGCAGCGTGGCCAGCGCAGGCGACATGAACGGGGATGGATTCAGCGATGTGATCGCCGGTGCGCAGTTCCATGATTTCGCCTTCACCAACGAGGGACGCGTGCGGTGTTATCCAGGTGCCCCCGCGTCCATTAACAACACGGCCGATCGCATGCTCATTGGGCCTGGTGGTGCTTCATCAACCTACGGCAGGTCCGTGGCCAGCGCTGGCGATGTGAACGGCGATGGATACAGCGATGTCATCATCGGCGCTCCGAACCAACGTACCGCCTACGTCCATTATGGGTCTCCTGCGGGCACCTCGCTCGTGGCTGACCGCACATATACCCAGGGCGGCATCGGCGGCTATGGCTACTGCGTTTCCGGCGCAGGCGATGTGAACGGCGATGGTTTCAGCGACATCATCATCGGTGCTGATCTAGGAGGTACGGTGCATGTCTACCACGGTTCGTCCGCCGGACTGCCGCCTGCACCGAACTGGACCGTTTCAGGCACGGTGAACACCCGCTTCGGGTTCAGTGTGAGCTGCGCGGGCGATGTGAATGCCGACGGCTATGCCGATGTGATCATCGGGCAGCCCGGGCATATCTCGAATGCCGGCCGCGTAACGGTCTACCACGGCAGCCCTTCCGGGCTAAGCACTACGCCCAGCTGGGTATCGGCCCCCTTTGTTGCCCCCCTCCTCCCCAACAGCTATTACGGCGAAGGGGTTGACGGTGCCGGAGACGTGAACGGCGACGGCTACAGCGACGTGATCATCGGTGCAGGCGGTTACAATGGCGATCGGGGCCGAGTGGTGATCTTCCATGGTGGGCCTGCAGGCCTGTCGGCATTGCCGGCGTCCGTCTACGATCATGCGGTCAGCGGGCAACGTTTCGGCTCCAACCCGCACAGCGGAGCGTGCGCCGGAGGAGCCGGCGATGTGAACGGCGATGGATACAGCGATGTGATCATGGCCCGGATGGGCTTCCAGGCGCACATCCATCACGGCGGGCCCTCCGGTGCGTCCGCAACCCCCTCCTGGAGTTCAAGCATCATCGGTGGTGGTTTCTACGGCGCCACGGTGGCGAGCGCGGGCGATCTGAACGCCGATGGCTACAGCGATGTGGTGGTCAGTGATTGCGCTGTGGGGGCCAAGATCTACTTCGGAGGGCAGTGGGGGTTGGGCGGCCCCATCTTCGGTGCGCCCACCAACGTGCCGGACTTGACCATCCCGGGCTCCAGCATGCACAGTGCGGCCGGGGCGGGCGATGTGAACGGGGACGGGTACAGCGATGTGGTGATCGGACAGTACGGGCCGAGCCTCGCCTTCGTCCACTTCGGCAACACGAGCTCAACCCTCGCCCGAGGCCACTTCAGGCTCTATGAGACGAACCTGACCACACCGATCACTGCAGCGAACATCCCCATCCCGCAATTCGGGGCGGGGCTTTTCGTGCGTCCCTTCCTGGGCCGCTCCCGAACAAGACTCGTGTGGGAGACACGCATCCAAGGAGCGGCTTTCAGCACGGGCAGCAACGGGCTGGTGAACAACAGCACGGCCTTCACCGCCCAGCAGGCCGTGCTCACCGCCGGAGCGGTCGCCGGTGTTGAGCTGAAGAACCTGGTGGATAAGCCCGGCGGAGGGAGCGGCCTCACCGCCACGAAGGTGCGCGCCAGGGTCCGTTACGATCCGGTCACGGCCATCACCGGACAGGTCTTCGGCCCCTGGCGCTACATGCCGGGATACCAGGATGGCCTAGGCACCCACAATAATGTGCCACTGCCCGTGGAGCTGCTGCGCTTCGATGCGACCTGCAAGGGCGGCGTGGTGGAACTCACCTGGGCCACCGGTACCGAAGAGAACAGCAGCCACTTCCTGGTGCAGCGGAGCGATGATGCGATCAACTGGACCGAAGTCGCGCGCGTGCCCGCTGCTGGTCACAGCCATCAACTGATGGAGTACTCCTGTCAGGATCCTGGCGCCCGAAGCGGTGGAACGATTTTCTACCGGTTGGTTCAGGTTGACCTGGATGGCGAAACGTCCGTGCTGCCCTCTGCTGCGGCGCAGCCCTGCGCGAGAACACCGGGCATCTTCTTCCCGAACCCAACCCACGATCTGGTCAACGTCGATCTGGGTGAATCGAACGGGGCGATTGCCCGGATAGTCATCCTGGATGCGCTTGGCCGAACGGTCGTCTCGAGGACTCAAGCCGAGGTTGAAGGTCCGTTGTCGATCAGCATGGTTGATTTGCCCAATGGAAGCTATACCCTGATGGGCTTCGACACCTATGGTGGCATCCTTTTCAGCGATCGGGTCGTGAAGCAGTGA
- a CDS encoding response regulator has protein sequence MPSRILVVEDEGIVRKDIERTLIQLGYEIAGSVAEGQAAIDVAEKERPDLVLMDIMLKGDMSGIEAAMVIGGELGLPVIFLTAYSDEATLNKARIAEPYGYIVKPFKVVEVQAAIEMALHKHIHDAEVRRERDQLHELATREASTGPLFLKHQGRQVRVALEDVYYISALKDYFSVHVKDKRYIVHGTMKHIESRLPTDKFMRIHRSFIVRLDKVEAIDAPHVIMEDGKGSIPIGDSYYGKLLERVALK, from the coding sequence ATGCCGAGCAGGATCCTGGTGGTAGAGGATGAAGGAATCGTGCGCAAGGACATTGAGCGCACGCTGATCCAGTTAGGATACGAGATCGCGGGTTCCGTGGCCGAGGGCCAGGCCGCGATCGACGTAGCTGAAAAGGAGCGCCCCGACCTGGTGCTCATGGACATCATGCTCAAGGGCGACATGAGCGGCATTGAAGCCGCCATGGTGATCGGAGGTGAGCTTGGCCTGCCGGTGATCTTCCTCACGGCATACAGCGACGAGGCCACGCTGAACAAAGCGCGAATCGCTGAGCCGTACGGCTACATCGTGAAGCCCTTCAAAGTGGTGGAGGTGCAAGCGGCGATCGAGATGGCCTTGCACAAGCACATCCACGATGCGGAGGTGCGCCGCGAGCGCGACCAGCTGCATGAGCTGGCCACACGTGAGGCCTCCACGGGCCCGCTCTTCCTCAAGCATCAGGGCCGGCAGGTTCGCGTGGCGCTGGAGGATGTGTACTACATCTCCGCGCTCAAGGACTACTTCAGCGTGCACGTGAAGGACAAGCGCTACATCGTGCATGGCACCATGAAGCACATCGAATCACGCCTGCCCACCGATAAGTTCATGCGCATCCATCGCAGCTTCATCGTCCGGCTCGACAAGGTGGAGGCCATCGACGCCCCGCATGTGATCATGGAGGACGGCAAAGGGTCCATCCCCATCGGCGATTCATACTACGGCAAGCTGCTCGAGCGCGTGGCGCTGAAGTAG
- the asnS gene encoding asparagine--tRNA ligase: protein MDITPIKSVLDDTSLTSTTLTVAGWVRTFRNDRFIALNDGSTIRNLQCVIDQENVDAATRARFTTSAAVKCTGAIMESKGSGQRVEMQVTAVEVLGDSDAERYPIQPKKHSLEFLRENAHLRFRTNTYSAVFRIRHQVSFGIHEYFDLNGYNYFHSPIITASDAEGAGEMFRVSTLDAKSPPLNEDGSVNWKEDFFGAESRLTVSGQLQAESSALALGKVYTFGPTFRAENSNTARHLAEFWMIEPEAAFMDLKGDMDLAEGLCKHLIARVLKNSMDDLQFLDARLKEEEATKPKEQRSEMGLIDRLKFVVDNPFERITYTDAIEILLRSKPHQKKQFQFPVEWGIDLQSEHERFLVEKHFKKPVIVTGYPAKIKAFYMRTNGPGDFGYSDKGTTVAAMDVLFPGIGEIIGGSQREERLDVLEARMKDMNVPAEELWWYLDTRRFGTVPHAGFGLGLERFVLFVTGMGNIRDVIPFPRTPKSAEF from the coding sequence ATGGACATCACCCCGATCAAATCCGTCCTTGACGACACCTCCCTCACCAGCACCACGCTCACCGTGGCCGGCTGGGTGCGCACCTTCCGCAACGACCGCTTCATCGCCCTGAACGACGGCAGCACCATCCGCAACCTGCAGTGCGTGATCGATCAGGAGAATGTTGATGCGGCCACGCGCGCGCGCTTCACCACGAGCGCCGCCGTGAAATGCACAGGCGCGATCATGGAGAGCAAGGGCAGCGGGCAGCGCGTGGAGATGCAGGTGACCGCCGTGGAAGTGCTCGGTGACAGCGATGCGGAGAGGTACCCCATCCAGCCGAAGAAGCACTCTTTGGAATTCCTGCGCGAGAACGCCCACCTGCGCTTCCGCACGAACACCTACAGCGCCGTATTCCGGATCCGTCACCAAGTGAGCTTCGGCATACACGAGTACTTCGACCTGAACGGCTACAACTATTTCCACTCCCCGATCATCACGGCGAGCGATGCGGAGGGCGCGGGCGAGATGTTCCGCGTGAGCACCTTGGATGCGAAGAGTCCGCCGCTGAACGAAGACGGCAGCGTGAACTGGAAGGAGGACTTCTTCGGAGCGGAGAGCCGCCTCACCGTGAGCGGTCAGCTGCAAGCAGAATCATCGGCGCTCGCGCTTGGCAAGGTGTACACGTTCGGCCCAACGTTCCGCGCCGAGAACAGCAACACCGCGCGCCACCTCGCGGAGTTCTGGATGATCGAGCCTGAGGCCGCCTTCATGGACCTGAAGGGCGACATGGACCTTGCCGAGGGATTGTGCAAGCACCTGATCGCCCGCGTGCTGAAGAACAGCATGGATGACCTGCAATTCCTCGATGCGCGCCTGAAGGAAGAGGAAGCCACCAAACCGAAGGAGCAACGGAGCGAGATGGGATTGATTGACCGCTTGAAGTTCGTGGTCGACAATCCCTTCGAGCGCATCACCTACACGGACGCGATCGAGATCCTGCTGCGGAGCAAGCCGCATCAGAAGAAGCAGTTCCAGTTCCCGGTGGAGTGGGGCATCGACCTGCAGAGCGAGCATGAGCGCTTCCTGGTGGAGAAGCACTTCAAGAAACCGGTGATCGTCACGGGCTATCCAGCCAAGATCAAGGCCTTCTACATGCGCACCAACGGCCCCGGCGACTTCGGCTACAGCGACAAGGGCACCACCGTGGCCGCCATGGACGTGCTCTTCCCGGGCATCGGCGAGATCATCGGCGGCAGCCAGCGCGAGGAACGCCTGGATGTGCTCGAAGCGCGCATGAAGGACATGAACGTGCCCGCTGAGGAGCTCTGGTGGTACCTTGACACGCGCCGCTTCGGCACCGTGCCGCACGCAGGCTTCGGCCTGGGCCTGGAGCGCTTCGTGCTCTTCGTCACCGGCATGGGCAACATCCGCGATGTGATCCCCTTCCCGCGGACGCCGAAGAGCGCGGAGTTCTAA